The following coding sequences lie in one Arachis hypogaea cultivar Tifrunner chromosome 4, arahy.Tifrunner.gnm2.J5K5, whole genome shotgun sequence genomic window:
- the LOC112745022 gene encoding NAC domain-containing protein 83-like, protein MEGRGSSFVKNGELRLPPGFRFHPTDEELVVQYLKRKVFSCPLPASFIPEVDICKSDPWDLPGDLEQERYFFSTREAKYPNGNRSNRATNSGYWKATGLDKHIATSKGHQLIGMKKTLVFYRGKPPYGSRTDWIMHEYRLVSHPHLLPMQNWVLCRIFFKRRAPATAKNVLLDHNSHSASASEEAFTISHEGSNSKVVFYDFLAQNRADLNRVTPPASSTSGTSGITTESDEHEDSSSCNNFPFFRCSKHQSGRKPTGIKDILNLNLKSIPFYSY, encoded by the exons ATGGAGGGGAGAGGGAGTAGTTTTGTGAAGAATGGGGAGCTGAGATTGCCTCCAGGATTCCGGTTTCACCCGACGGATGAAGAGCTGGTGGTTCAATACTTAAAGCGCAAGGTCTTCTCCTGCCCGTTGCCGGCCTCTTTCATTCCTGAGGTTGATATTTGCAAGTCCGATCCATGGGATTTACCAG GTGATTTGGAGCAAGAGAGGTACTTCTTCAGCACGAGGGAGGCCAAATACCCCAACGGGAACCGATCCAACAGAGCCACCAACTCGGGCTACTGGAAAGCCACGGGCTTGGACAAACACATCGCAACTTCAAAAGGCCACCAACTTATTGGCATGAAGAAGACTCTCGTCTTTTACAGAGGCAAGCCTCCTTATGGATCAAGAACAGATTGGATCATGCACGAGTATCGCCTTGTCTCCCACCCCCACCTGCTTCCCATGCAAAATTGGGTTCTCTGTCGCATATTCTTCAAGAGGAGAGCACCTGCTACTGCTAAGAATGTTCTACTGGATCACAATTCCCATTCGGCATCAGCATCAGAAGAGGCCTTCACCATCAGCCATGAGGGCAGCAACTCTAAGGTGGTTTTCTACGATTTCTTGGCACAGAACAGGGCTGATTTGAACCGCGTGACCCCTCCTGCTTCTTCGACCTCTGGCACCAGTGGAATCACCACCGAATCCGATGAGCATGAAGACAGCAGTAGCTGCAACAACTTTCCTTTTTTCAG ATGTAGCAAGCATCAATCCGGCAGGAAACCGACCGGcattaaagatattttaaatCTGAATTTGAAGAGTATCCCCTTCTACTCATACTAG